In the Haloferula helveola genome, one interval contains:
- a CDS encoding helix-turn-helix domain-containing protein — protein MSDDDHSARFMKGKVPFRDVDHYSESLAPVWDLEFRQLTASQGPGGCSFVTDGRALIYQERYPAAVSINGAVGSERIAFALTDTQGQSGRWEGRGHPPDSIAYADYRKSLDVMMPAGTNNLVAVLPVREFADKFARLSGRDYDSALSPDRLFARMKDGGRERIATCLQRLMSEPVDAGTVTTSIVASLLDGCFFGTDEQMDDRRQSRQLFRRAVEICMEASPPLTSPGEIALRLDVSLRSLQLAFRACAGVSPGTYLRRLRLNRAHAMLLRSRIGETTVGAVGLDLGFTELGRFAGEYRELFAELPSETLAKPPRVVRGRFPDFP, from the coding sequence ATGTCTGACGATGACCACAGCGCTCGCTTCATGAAGGGCAAGGTGCCCTTTCGTGACGTCGATCACTACTCCGAGTCACTCGCTCCGGTATGGGACTTGGAATTCCGCCAGCTCACCGCTTCCCAAGGCCCCGGAGGTTGCAGTTTCGTCACCGACGGCCGCGCGCTGATCTATCAGGAGCGGTATCCGGCGGCGGTTTCGATCAATGGGGCGGTCGGCAGCGAGCGGATCGCCTTCGCATTGACCGACACCCAGGGGCAGTCCGGACGCTGGGAGGGACGCGGCCATCCGCCGGACTCCATCGCTTATGCGGACTATCGCAAGAGTCTGGATGTCATGATGCCTGCCGGAACCAACAATCTGGTAGCCGTGCTGCCGGTTCGGGAATTTGCCGACAAGTTCGCCCGCCTGTCCGGTCGCGATTACGATTCGGCGCTTTCTCCCGACCGCCTGTTCGCCCGAATGAAAGACGGCGGGCGGGAGCGGATCGCGACTTGCCTTCAGAGATTGATGTCCGAGCCGGTCGATGCAGGCACGGTAACGACTTCGATCGTCGCAAGCCTGCTCGACGGGTGCTTTTTCGGGACTGACGAGCAGATGGATGATCGAAGGCAGTCGCGGCAGTTGTTCAGGCGGGCGGTTGAGATCTGCATGGAAGCTTCGCCTCCGCTGACCAGCCCGGGTGAAATCGCGCTGCGGCTCGACGTGAGTCTGCGGTCGCTGCAGTTGGCCTTCCGGGCGTGCGCTGGCGTTTCTCCGGGAACCTACCTGCGACGGCTCCGCCTGAACCGTGCCCACGCGATGCTCCTGCGTTCCCGGATCGGCGAAACGACCGTGGGAGCCGTCGGGCTGGATCTGGGATTCACCGAACTCGGGCGGTTCGCCGGCGAGTATCGGGAGCTCTTCGCCGAACTGCCGTCGGAGACCCTCGCCAAGCCTCCGCGGGTCGTGCGGGGACGGTTTCCGGACTTTCCGTGA
- a CDS encoding arylsulfatase, translated as MKLNRTVSRALAPALVALTGTVHAADKPNILVIWGDDIGWSNLSCYEGGLMGYKTPNLDSIANGGVRFTDHYAQPSCTAGRAAFITGQYPIRSGMTTVGQPGDALGLQAASPCLAEYLKEGGYNTGHFGKNHLGDRNEHLPTAHGFDEFYGNLYHLNTQEESEQRDYQNFAEEYSGSLEAYEEKFGTRGVIHSFATDTEDPTVHPRFGKVGKQKIEDTGPLTQARMHNFDSAEVIPKALDFMKRSVDKDEPFFCWLNSSRMHLYTRIDEEWLKKVEKSTMEMDYYGAGMLQHDHDIGTVLKALKDMGIDDNTIIVYSTDNGPEHNSWPHGGTTPFRGEKMTTYEGGVRVPCFARWNGKIPAGQVLNGIQGHQDLFTTLAAAAGMPDLPEKILKEDKQFIDGVNNLDYWMGKSDKSERNLIFHYYESKLMAVRMGPWKFHFSTKEDYYDPIQPRTAPMVFNIRTDPYESYDTTDAYGHLMQKVSWLMAPMGEQMNAHLKSLADYPPVQGGKSFDMSNVVEQFINNPRQ; from the coding sequence ATGAAACTGAACCGAACCGTGAGTCGGGCTCTCGCGCCCGCCCTTGTTGCCCTAACAGGCACTGTCCACGCCGCCGACAAACCGAACATCCTGGTCATCTGGGGTGACGACATCGGCTGGTCCAACCTCAGCTGCTATGAAGGCGGACTGATGGGCTACAAGACGCCGAACCTCGATAGCATCGCCAACGGAGGCGTCCGCTTCACCGACCACTACGCCCAGCCGTCCTGCACCGCGGGTCGGGCCGCATTCATCACTGGCCAGTATCCGATCCGCTCGGGAATGACGACGGTCGGCCAACCGGGCGACGCACTCGGGCTTCAGGCCGCATCACCCTGCCTCGCCGAGTATCTGAAGGAAGGCGGCTACAACACCGGCCACTTCGGCAAGAACCACCTCGGCGACCGCAACGAGCACCTTCCGACCGCCCACGGGTTCGACGAGTTCTACGGAAACCTCTACCACCTCAACACCCAGGAGGAGAGCGAGCAGCGGGACTACCAGAACTTCGCCGAGGAATACTCGGGCAGCCTCGAGGCCTACGAAGAGAAGTTCGGCACGCGCGGCGTGATCCACTCCTTCGCCACCGACACCGAGGACCCGACCGTTCACCCGCGCTTCGGCAAGGTCGGCAAACAGAAGATCGAGGACACCGGCCCGCTGACCCAGGCCCGCATGCACAACTTCGACTCCGCGGAAGTCATCCCCAAGGCGCTCGACTTCATGAAGCGCTCGGTCGACAAGGACGAGCCGTTCTTCTGCTGGCTCAACTCCAGCCGGATGCACCTCTACACCCGCATCGACGAGGAGTGGCTGAAGAAGGTCGAGAAGTCGACGATGGAGATGGACTACTACGGCGCCGGCATGCTCCAGCACGACCACGATATCGGCACGGTGCTGAAGGCGCTCAAGGACATGGGCATCGATGACAACACGATCATCGTCTACTCGACCGACAACGGCCCCGAGCACAACTCATGGCCGCACGGGGGCACCACCCCCTTCCGCGGAGAAAAGATGACCACCTATGAAGGCGGGGTCCGCGTGCCCTGCTTCGCGCGCTGGAACGGCAAGATTCCGGCCGGACAGGTGCTCAATGGCATCCAAGGGCACCAGGACCTGTTCACCACCCTCGCCGCGGCCGCCGGAATGCCGGACCTCCCGGAGAAGATCCTCAAGGAGGACAAGCAGTTCATCGACGGCGTCAACAACCTCGATTACTGGATGGGCAAGTCCGACAAGTCGGAACGGAACCTCATCTTCCACTACTACGAGAGCAAGCTGATGGCCGTTCGCATGGGTCCGTGGAAGTTCCACTTCTCGACCAAGGAAGATTACTACGATCCGATCCAGCCGCGCACCGCGCCGATGGTCTTCAATATCCGGACCGACCCGTATGAGAGCTACGACACGACCGACGCCTACGGTCACCTGATGCAAAAGGTCTCATGGCTGATGGCGCCGATGGGCGAGCAGATGAACGCCCACCTCAAGTCGCTGGCCGACTATCCGCCGGTGCAAGGCGGCAAGTCCTTCGACATGTCGAACGTCGTCGAGCAGTTCATCAACAACCCGCGGCAGTAA
- a CDS encoding alpha/beta fold hydrolase — MGTLTALLLFASCASPSVEIRNKPVAGAPAAELAGLDGRSRRVLRQDGLDRLYRSDPSAALKKLDELQKVEPSDERLLALARLCGALGDEVAETDPEFAAGCYLDAARLSFDHALQMSPSGAARDLRLIYNDSCADLACLLQSRRRVRKLHATFKGPIGVHHLNLRTTGAGTIRPGSFDELYAADRIELKHAELERRYNDGIGGVVIGRRPKDQIDDLETRFVPDFGLILHLNATVGFSETGNRAEMIVSDLSRTGSVQVGGRSAPLAGEWTAALAYLYQYAPTPEDGFLGMLRPAKEEGETDLYELTPYQADKIPLIFVHGLMSSPDTWITMIAVLGSDPVLRQNYQPLVFQYPTGYPIIRNAAELRSHLAAYRAMAKARGGGAALDRMVMIGHSMGGILTNIQIRKSGDRVRNMYLNTPIEDLDVGEAQQEKLRRLMVFDYDPSIRRAIFIAAPHRGSDLARNSLGRFGSWLIRLPGDILSTGLSITQLDRLPGLTEFSKNQLTSRPDSIKSLRPDSQFLAKVLELPVNPRVDYHTIAGQADPSDSIADSSDKVVPYWSSHLDDVASERMVAASHVTITGNDDAIEEVRRLLYLHLGKQLPQTAQEEELPEVKPKTRIQLGRPVGR, encoded by the coding sequence GTGGGCACCCTAACAGCCCTCCTGTTGTTCGCTTCCTGCGCTTCGCCAAGCGTTGAGATCCGGAACAAGCCGGTCGCCGGCGCGCCTGCCGCCGAACTTGCGGGACTGGACGGTCGGAGCCGTCGGGTCCTGAGGCAGGATGGATTGGATCGTCTTTACCGGTCCGATCCTTCGGCGGCGCTGAAGAAGCTCGACGAACTCCAGAAAGTGGAGCCGAGCGACGAGCGGTTGCTCGCGCTCGCCCGGCTGTGCGGAGCGCTGGGAGACGAAGTCGCGGAGACGGACCCGGAATTCGCGGCGGGCTGTTACCTCGATGCGGCGCGCTTGAGCTTCGATCATGCCCTTCAAATGTCGCCGTCGGGGGCTGCGCGAGACCTCCGCCTGATCTACAACGACAGCTGCGCAGACCTGGCCTGCCTGCTTCAGAGCCGACGCCGTGTCAGGAAGCTGCACGCCACATTCAAGGGTCCCATCGGAGTCCACCACCTGAACCTGCGCACCACCGGCGCCGGAACGATTCGCCCAGGATCGTTCGATGAGCTCTACGCCGCCGACAGGATCGAACTGAAACACGCCGAGCTTGAGCGTCGATACAACGACGGAATCGGCGGTGTCGTCATCGGGCGCCGCCCTAAGGACCAGATCGACGATCTGGAAACCAGATTTGTCCCGGACTTCGGCCTGATCCTCCACCTCAACGCGACTGTCGGGTTTTCCGAGACCGGGAATCGTGCCGAGATGATCGTCAGCGACCTGTCCCGAACCGGAAGCGTCCAAGTCGGAGGCCGATCGGCGCCTCTGGCAGGCGAGTGGACGGCCGCCCTTGCCTACCTGTATCAGTACGCGCCCACTCCGGAAGACGGGTTTCTCGGCATGCTCCGGCCGGCGAAGGAAGAAGGAGAGACCGATCTCTACGAGCTGACCCCTTACCAAGCCGACAAGATTCCGTTGATCTTCGTCCACGGCTTGATGTCGAGCCCCGACACGTGGATTACGATGATCGCCGTACTCGGAAGCGATCCGGTCCTTCGCCAAAACTACCAACCCTTGGTGTTCCAATACCCCACCGGTTACCCGATCATCCGCAATGCCGCCGAACTGCGGTCACATCTGGCCGCCTATCGCGCCATGGCCAAGGCCCGAGGCGGCGGCGCCGCACTCGACCGGATGGTCATGATCGGGCACAGCATGGGAGGAATCCTGACCAACATCCAGATCCGCAAAAGCGGTGACCGCGTCCGGAACATGTATCTCAATACACCGATCGAGGACCTCGATGTCGGCGAAGCCCAGCAGGAGAAGCTGCGGCGCCTGATGGTATTCGACTACGATCCCTCGATTCGCCGGGCCATCTTCATCGCCGCCCCACACCGGGGAAGCGACTTGGCCAGAAACTCGCTCGGCCGGTTCGGATCGTGGCTCATTCGTCTCCCCGGCGACATTCTGAGCACGGGGCTCTCGATTACCCAACTGGACCGTCTCCCCGGCCTCACCGAGTTCAGCAAGAATCAGCTGACTTCGAGGCCAGACAGCATCAAGAGCCTCCGCCCCGACTCCCAGTTCCTCGCGAAGGTCCTCGAACTCCCGGTCAACCCCCGCGTCGATTACCACACCATCGCGGGGCAAGCGGATCCGTCGGATTCCATCGCCGACTCAAGCGACAAGGTTGTGCCCTATTGGAGCTCACATCTCGACGACGTCGCGAGCGAGCGGATGGTGGCCGCGAGCCACGTGACGATCACCGGAAACGACGACGCCATCGAAGAGGTCCGACGACTGCTCTACCTCCATCTTGGCAAGCAGCTTCCGCAAACGGCACAGGAGGAGGAACTCCCCGAGGTCAAACCGAAGACAAGGATCCAACTGGGACGCCCTGTCGGCCGTTAA
- a CDS encoding amidohydrolase, translating into MKPTCLLPFLGLLSSGLVHAADTADAIYHGGAVITVNDDQPTAEAVAVKDGKILAVGAKDEVLKSKGDDTKLIDLSGKTMLPGFVDSHGHTYMIGLQASTANLLPPPDGTGKDIASIQKLLADWALNNSKVVERVGWIAGFGYDNSQLAENRHPTKEDLDKVSTEVPVLIIHQSGHLGVGNSKALELAGITAETKDPDGGVFQRKEGSTEPNGVCEEYAFFMLIGQLAANFDNPINDTLVLEGAKLQASFGYTTAQEGRAMGAGLEAMERVADSGKLPIDLVAYPDVLEVENPKPTMDYKNGYRVGGVKLTIDGSPQGKTAWLTQPYFEPPPGKDKDYVGYAAIDEETTMKAVEKAFDNGWQILCHCNGDAASDRYIKALTAAKAKHPDLKNRPVLIHGQVLREDQVEAYHKLGVFLSLFPMHTYYWGDYHRDSVLGPERATNISPTGWALKRGMMFGSHHDAPVALPDSMRILSATVTRKSRTGKVLGPEHRVDVPTALKALTIWPAWQHFEEKTKGSIEVGKVADFAILSDNPLEIDEDKLAEIKVLETIKGGTSVYTRPPEGASISTPASFGITLDHSPDEHCEGSHIPGFKPVCGDGCFNHGLSVMLRAIESASTTQPGPLTEP; encoded by the coding sequence ATGAAACCCACCTGCCTCCTCCCCTTTCTCGGACTGCTCTCGAGCGGCCTTGTCCACGCCGCCGACACGGCGGACGCCATCTACCACGGCGGCGCCGTCATCACCGTCAATGACGATCAACCAACCGCCGAGGCGGTGGCGGTCAAGGACGGCAAGATTCTCGCGGTCGGAGCCAAGGACGAGGTCCTGAAATCGAAGGGCGACGACACCAAACTCATCGACCTGAGCGGCAAGACGATGCTGCCCGGCTTCGTCGATTCGCACGGCCACACCTACATGATCGGCCTGCAGGCGAGCACCGCAAACCTGCTTCCTCCACCGGACGGCACCGGCAAGGACATCGCCAGCATCCAGAAGCTGCTCGCCGACTGGGCGCTGAACAACAGCAAGGTGGTGGAACGCGTCGGCTGGATCGCCGGCTTCGGCTACGACAACTCTCAACTCGCCGAGAATCGCCATCCGACCAAGGAGGACCTCGACAAGGTCTCCACCGAAGTGCCGGTCCTGATCATCCACCAATCCGGCCACCTCGGCGTCGGCAACAGCAAGGCGCTGGAGCTGGCCGGAATCACCGCGGAGACCAAGGATCCGGATGGAGGGGTTTTCCAGCGGAAAGAGGGATCCACCGAACCCAACGGGGTCTGTGAGGAATACGCCTTTTTCATGCTGATTGGCCAGTTGGCCGCCAACTTCGACAACCCGATCAACGACACGCTCGTCTTGGAAGGTGCCAAGCTCCAGGCATCCTTCGGCTACACCACCGCCCAGGAAGGCCGCGCCATGGGCGCCGGCCTTGAAGCGATGGAGAGGGTCGCCGATTCGGGTAAACTGCCGATCGATCTCGTCGCTTACCCGGACGTCCTTGAGGTCGAGAACCCCAAGCCAACGATGGACTACAAGAACGGCTACCGCGTCGGCGGCGTGAAGTTGACCATCGACGGCTCGCCGCAAGGCAAGACCGCATGGTTGACCCAACCTTACTTCGAGCCACCGCCCGGCAAGGACAAGGACTATGTCGGCTACGCGGCGATCGATGAGGAGACCACCATGAAGGCCGTCGAGAAGGCCTTCGACAACGGTTGGCAGATTCTTTGCCACTGCAATGGCGATGCAGCTTCCGACCGCTACATCAAGGCGCTGACCGCGGCGAAGGCGAAGCACCCCGATCTCAAGAACCGGCCTGTGCTCATCCACGGCCAGGTCCTGCGTGAGGATCAGGTCGAAGCCTACCACAAGCTCGGTGTGTTCCTCTCGCTTTTCCCAATGCACACCTACTACTGGGGCGACTACCACCGTGACTCGGTGCTCGGTCCCGAGCGCGCGACGAATATCTCGCCCACCGGCTGGGCCCTGAAGCGCGGCATGATGTTCGGCAGTCACCACGATGCGCCGGTCGCCCTGCCCGATTCGATGCGAATTCTCTCCGCCACCGTCACCCGCAAGAGCCGCACCGGCAAGGTGCTTGGCCCGGAGCACCGTGTCGATGTTCCCACCGCACTCAAGGCCCTGACCATTTGGCCGGCCTGGCAGCACTTCGAAGAGAAGACCAAGGGCAGCATCGAGGTCGGCAAGGTCGCAGACTTCGCGATCCTCTCCGACAACCCGCTCGAGATCGACGAGGACAAGCTGGCCGAGATCAAGGTGCTTGAAACCATAAAGGGCGGAACATCGGTCTACACGCGCCCGCCCGAGGGCGCCTCGATCTCCACGCCGGCCTCCTTCGGCATCACCCTCGACCACTCGCCTGATGAGCACTGCGAGGGCAGCCACATCCCCGGCTTCAAGCCCGTCTGCGGCGACGGCTGCTTCAACCACGGCCTCAGCGTCATGCTCCGTGCGATCGAGAGTGCCTCAACTACACAGCCGGGGCCCCTCACCGAACCTTGA
- a CDS encoding DUF3604 domain-containing protein yields MFSLPALTNDSMKVRYIPAAICFPLMVHGQDAGSPTKDALSDAYPGKAYSPYAQRSFPSRVYWGDTHLHTRLSADAGLFGNTLGLDEAYRFAKGEEVVASTGQPVRLARPLDWIVITDHSDAMGFSEDIAKGSPNILKYDKGKEWYAGMKAGGEEAATAAKDLITNFAQGTLPDGMLDEYSPGAKTYGSVWQRCIKAAEEHNDPGTFTAIIGFEWTSRTPRGATRSAPRSSGPCGPTLTSTPPCPPSTTPA; encoded by the coding sequence ATGTTTTCGCTCCCTGCTTTAACTAACGATTCCATGAAAGTAAGATATATCCCTGCTGCCATCTGCTTCCCGCTCATGGTCCACGGCCAGGACGCGGGCTCGCCCACCAAAGATGCGCTTTCCGACGCCTACCCGGGGAAGGCTTACTCCCCCTACGCCCAGCGCTCGTTTCCGTCGCGGGTCTATTGGGGTGACACCCACCTGCATACCCGGCTCTCGGCCGACGCCGGGCTGTTCGGAAACACCCTCGGTCTCGACGAGGCCTACCGGTTCGCCAAGGGCGAGGAAGTCGTCGCATCCACCGGCCAACCGGTCCGCCTGGCACGCCCGCTCGACTGGATCGTCATCACCGACCACTCCGACGCGATGGGCTTCTCCGAAGACATCGCGAAGGGGTCGCCGAACATCCTGAAGTACGACAAGGGCAAGGAGTGGTACGCCGGCATGAAGGCTGGCGGAGAGGAAGCCGCGACCGCTGCAAAGGACCTGATCACCAACTTTGCCCAAGGGACACTTCCCGACGGCATGCTCGATGAATATTCTCCCGGCGCAAAGACCTACGGCTCGGTCTGGCAGCGCTGCATCAAGGCCGCCGAGGAACACAACGACCCCGGCACCTTCACCGCGATCATCGGCTTCGAGTGGACCTCGCGAACGCCACGTGGAGCAACTCGATCGGCGCCTCGGAGCTCGGGGCCGTGTGGACCGACCCTGACTTCGACCCCGCCCTGTCCGCCTTCTACTACGCCCGCGTGA
- a CDS encoding HdeD family acid-resistance protein: MSTKEAKPARLGANQSIGAVWWYFLFRGLAMLGIGLFMIFKPGLSLVAFTQVIAILITLDGVLALTAAFTGQAQSRGWSIFRGALMLAAGAFVFLQPALVSSVAIKTVLFIVAPFVIISGIFEIVGSFKEVDGEKRGGLFGGIVTTLFGVLLIVAPMFFGEWVVRLLGIAAVLMAIPLLLLTMKFRKISKGMAAAS; this comes from the coding sequence ATGAGCACCAAGGAAGCCAAGCCCGCTCGCCTCGGCGCCAACCAATCCATCGGCGCCGTCTGGTGGTACTTCCTGTTCCGCGGCCTGGCCATGCTCGGGATCGGGCTCTTCATGATCTTCAAGCCGGGCCTGAGCCTGGTCGCGTTCACCCAGGTGATCGCGATTCTGATCACGCTCGACGGCGTTCTCGCTCTGACGGCCGCCTTCACCGGTCAGGCGCAATCACGCGGTTGGTCGATTTTCCGTGGCGCGCTCATGCTCGCCGCCGGGGCTTTCGTCTTTCTCCAACCGGCCCTCGTTTCCTCGGTCGCGATCAAGACCGTGCTCTTCATCGTCGCTCCCTTCGTGATCATCAGCGGCATCTTTGAAATCGTCGGCTCCTTCAAAGAGGTCGATGGCGAGAAGCGAGGCGGCCTCTTTGGCGGAATCGTCACGACGCTGTTCGGGGTTCTTCTCATCGTGGCCCCCATGTTCTTCGGAGAATGGGTGGTCCGTCTTCTCGGCATCGCCGCGGTCCTGATGGCCATTCCCCTGCTCCTGCTCACCATGAAGTTCCGCAAGATTTCGAAAGGCATGGCTGCCGCCAGCTAG